The following are encoded together in the Janthinobacterium sp. Marseille genome:
- the aroE gene encoding shikimate dehydrogenase, with protein MSTRTDHYAVIGNPIAHSKSPDIHARFAAQTQQDLKYDRLLAPLDGFLASVQEFIRNDGKGLNVTVPFKLEAYAMASRLSERARAAGAVNTLKFENGEMLGDNTDGVGLVTDIVRNAGVAVAGKTVLLLGAGGAARGVILPLLHEKPARLVIANRTHSKALDLAERFAPQPTLEVSDFGALDDAFDIVINATAASLASEVPPISPRVFAKRTLAYDMMYGAAPTPFMQFAAEHGATVRDGLGMLVEQAAESFYVWRNVRPETAAVFKELRDKL; from the coding sequence GTGAGCACCAGGACTGACCATTATGCAGTGATCGGCAATCCGATCGCGCACAGCAAATCCCCGGATATCCATGCACGTTTTGCCGCGCAGACGCAGCAGGATTTGAAATATGATCGCTTGCTGGCACCGCTCGACGGTTTCCTCGCCAGCGTGCAGGAATTTATTCGCAATGACGGCAAGGGCCTGAACGTGACGGTGCCATTCAAGCTGGAAGCTTATGCGATGGCGAGTCGCCTGAGCGAGCGCGCACGTGCCGCCGGCGCAGTGAATACGCTGAAATTCGAGAATGGCGAAATGCTGGGCGATAACACCGATGGCGTCGGCCTGGTGACGGACATCGTGCGTAATGCAGGTGTGGCAGTGGCCGGTAAAACAGTTTTATTGCTGGGTGCCGGTGGTGCCGCGCGCGGCGTGATCCTGCCACTGTTGCACGAAAAACCAGCCAGGCTGGTAATTGCCAATCGTACCCATTCGAAGGCGCTGGATCTGGCGGAACGCTTTGCACCACAGCCTACTCTTGAAGTCAGCGACTTCGGCGCGCTCGACGATGCTTTCGATATCGTGATCAATGCCACTGCAGCCAGCCTGGCTTCGGAAGTGCCGCCGATTTCGCCACGTGTTTTTGCCAAGCGTACCTTGGCCTACGACATGATGTATGGCGCAGCACCGACGCCTTTCATGCAATTTGCTGCAGAACATGGTGCGACTGTGCGTGACGGCCTGGGTATGCTGGTGGAGCAGGCTGCTGAATCGTTTTATGTCTGGCGCAATGTGCGGCCGGAGACCGCAGCAGTGTTCAAGGAACTGCGCGACAAACTGTAA
- a CDS encoding TonB C-terminal domain-containing protein yields the protein MKSFFQNRFLSAAVTISVLAHAALLAVHFTPPEAFKFKPTDPGLEVILVNAKHDKQPLKADALAQANLDGGGNADAGRAKSPLPDLRKSEDGDSAKAARRKIEELERHQQKLLAQMEKKTAVHTPKVSDVEPVKDLPPQRNAVDMLDSAKALLRREAEISRSIEEYNKRPKKTQVTPSTREVGYAAYYKALQDRIEKNGTLNFPQKDGKKLYGQLVVYIPIFQDGTIYMKEGGPRVERTSGNPALDQAALNIVRRSAPFGKFPENMRSVGKDDVWEIITRFNFTRDDALQTETRGQ from the coding sequence GTGAAGTCTTTTTTCCAGAACCGCTTTTTGTCTGCCGCCGTCACGATTTCCGTGCTGGCGCATGCGGCGTTGCTGGCTGTGCACTTCACGCCGCCCGAAGCCTTCAAGTTCAAGCCTACCGATCCGGGGCTGGAAGTGATATTGGTTAATGCCAAGCATGACAAGCAGCCATTGAAAGCGGATGCGCTGGCGCAAGCCAATCTTGATGGTGGCGGCAATGCCGATGCCGGTCGTGCCAAATCACCGTTGCCGGATTTGCGTAAAAGCGAAGATGGCGACAGTGCAAAAGCAGCGCGGCGCAAGATAGAAGAGCTGGAGCGGCATCAGCAAAAACTGCTGGCGCAGATGGAAAAGAAAACGGCTGTCCACACGCCCAAAGTCAGTGATGTCGAACCGGTAAAAGATTTGCCGCCACAACGCAATGCAGTGGATATGCTGGACAGTGCGAAAGCCTTGCTGCGTCGTGAAGCCGAAATTTCACGCAGCATAGAGGAATACAACAAGCGTCCGAAGAAAACCCAGGTGACGCCGAGCACGCGCGAAGTCGGGTATGCGGCTTATTACAAAGCCTTGCAAGACCGCATAGAAAAAAACGGTACGCTGAATTTCCCGCAAAAAGACGGCAAGAAGTTATATGGCCAACTGGTGGTCTACATCCCGATCTTCCAAGATGGCACCATCTATATGAAAGAGGGCGGACCACGCGTGGAGCGCACTTCCGGTAATCCGGCACTGGACCAGGCAGCCTTGAACATCGTGCGGCGTTCTGCGCCCTTCGGTAAATTCCCCGAGAATATGCGCTCGGTAGGCAAGGATGATGTGTGGGAAATTATTACGCGCTTCAACTTCACGCGTGACGATGCATTGCAAACCGAAACACGAGGCCAATGA
- the mtgA gene encoding monofunctional biosynthetic peptidoglycan transglycosylase: MKILRKLLFWLIVVPVLLVLLLQLYFFLQIGWWVNHNPGSTSFMRHQLSILQEKNPKAQLKHKWIPYNRISNNLKRAIIASEDSNFSEHEGVDWDALQKAYEKNIKKGKVVAGGSTITQQLAKNLFLSGDRSYLRKGQEVIITYMLEYWMDKERIFEIYLNVVEWGVGIFGAEAAAQHYYGVSAAQLGAPQAARLAVMLPNPRFYDGHRGTAYLARRTDLILRRMNSAALP, from the coding sequence ATGAAAATACTGCGCAAGCTGCTGTTTTGGCTGATTGTTGTGCCGGTTCTTTTGGTGTTGCTGCTGCAACTGTATTTTTTCCTGCAGATAGGCTGGTGGGTCAATCACAACCCGGGCTCGACCAGCTTCATGCGACACCAGCTCTCCATCCTGCAGGAAAAGAATCCGAAGGCGCAGCTCAAGCACAAATGGATTCCCTACAACCGTATTTCGAATAACCTGAAGCGCGCCATCATTGCGTCGGAAGATTCCAACTTCTCCGAGCACGAAGGTGTGGATTGGGATGCCTTGCAAAAAGCTTATGAGAAAAATATTAAAAAAGGCAAGGTCGTAGCGGGCGGCTCCACCATCACCCAGCAATTGGCGAAAAATCTCTTTCTCTCCGGAGATCGCAGCTACCTGCGCAAAGGGCAGGAAGTGATCATTACCTATATGCTCGAGTACTGGATGGACAAGGAACGCATCTTTGAAATCTATCTGAACGTGGTCGAGTGGGGCGTCGGCATCTTCGGTGCCGAAGCGGCAGCCCAACATTATTATGGCGTTTCGGCAGCGCAACTCGGCGCGCCACAGGCGGCTCGCCTGGCAGTCATGTTGCCGAATCCGCGCTTTTACGACGGACATCGTGGCACTGCTTACCTGGCCCGGCGCACCGACCTGATCCTGCGCCGGATGAACTCGGCGGCCTTGCCCTGA
- the hemL gene encoding glutamate-1-semialdehyde 2,1-aminomutase, translating to MSSKNDQLFARAQLSTPGGVNSPVRAFRSVGGTPRFITKAEGPYFWDADDRRYIDYIGSWGPAIVGHAHPDVVKAVQDAATRGLSFGAPTEAEIEMAELICRLVPSIEQVRLVSSGTEAAMSALRLARGATGRDKIIKFEGCYHGHADSLLVKAGSGLLTFGNPTSAGVPEDFAKHTLVLDYNDPAQLENVFKEMGDSIACVIVEPVAGNMNLLPATPEFLQTMRRVCTQYGAVMILDEVMSGFRVALGGAQSLYGITPDLTVLGKVIGGGLPVAAFGGRADIMRHLAPLGGVYQAGTLSGNPVTVAAGMATLKLIQAPGFYENLTAQTTKLVHGFSAAAREADIAFCANSVGGMFGLYFASEVPVSYDTMMKCDKTRFNAFFHAMLDAGVYLAPSAFEAGFVSAQHDDAVIDSSIKAARAAFAQLADDCDD from the coding sequence ATGTCATCCAAGAACGATCAACTCTTCGCCCGCGCACAACTGAGTACGCCGGGCGGCGTCAACTCGCCGGTACGCGCGTTCCGCTCGGTCGGCGGCACGCCACGCTTTATTACCAAAGCCGAAGGCCCTTATTTCTGGGACGCCGACGACCGGCGCTATATCGATTACATCGGTTCCTGGGGCCCGGCCATCGTCGGCCATGCGCATCCGGATGTGGTCAAGGCGGTGCAGGATGCAGCCACCCGCGGCCTGAGTTTTGGCGCACCGACTGAAGCTGAAATTGAAATGGCGGAATTGATCTGCCGCCTGGTGCCTTCGATTGAACAGGTGCGCCTGGTGTCCAGCGGTACCGAAGCGGCGATGAGCGCCTTGCGCCTGGCGCGTGGTGCGACCGGTCGCGACAAAATCATCAAATTCGAAGGCTGTTATCACGGTCACGCCGATTCCCTGCTGGTGAAAGCCGGCAGCGGCTTGCTGACCTTCGGCAACCCGACTTCGGCCGGCGTGCCGGAAGATTTCGCCAAACACACGCTGGTGCTCGATTACAACGACCCGGCGCAACTGGAAAACGTCTTCAAGGAAATGGGTGACTCTATCGCCTGCGTCATCGTGGAACCGGTCGCCGGCAATATGAATTTGCTGCCGGCCACACCGGAATTCCTGCAAACCATGCGCCGCGTCTGTACGCAATACGGTGCGGTGATGATCCTCGATGAAGTGATGTCCGGTTTCCGTGTTGCCCTCGGCGGCGCGCAATCGTTATACGGCATCACACCGGACCTGACAGTGCTCGGCAAAGTGATCGGTGGCGGTTTGCCGGTCGCCGCCTTCGGTGGTCGCGCCGACATCATGCGTCACCTGGCACCGCTGGGTGGCGTGTATCAGGCAGGCACCTTGTCGGGCAATCCGGTCACCGTCGCCGCCGGCATGGCAACCCTGAAACTGATACAGGCGCCGGGCTTCTATGAAAACCTGACAGCACAAACCACAAAACTGGTACATGGTTTCAGCGCTGCCGCGCGCGAAGCGGACATCGCTTTCTGCGCCAATTCGGTCGGCGGCATGTTCGGATTGTATTTCGCCAGTGAAGTGCCGGTGTCCTACGACACCATGATGAAATGCGACAAAACGCGCTTCAATGCTTTCTTCCACGCGATGCTGGACGCCGGTGTCTATCTCGCGCCGTCTGCATTTGAAGCGGGATTTGTATCAGCCCAGCATGATGATGCCGTCATCGACAGCAGTATCAAGGCAGCGCGCGCCGCGTTTGCCCAACTGGCGGACGATTGCGACGATTGA
- the corA gene encoding magnesium/cobalt transporter CorA, whose amino-acid sequence MINVFVLQNGRLNQINIDTREDLEKATPVWVDLTDPNDDERAWVKSIYGVTLPGEDDVKDIEASARYYEGENGDLHLRTDFLLEEDDGPSRVVTVAFILARDILFSVHPEDLPIFRLVRMRARSRPGSIADYKDVLLDLYATDAEYSADALEGVYQSLDEVSRSVLQEELSDQDAAVALNAIAHEEDLNGRIRRNMMDTRRAVSFLMRGRLLNAEQFEEARQIMRDIESLDGHTAFLFDKINFLMDATVGFININQNKIIKIFSVASVAFLPPTLIASIYGMNFRLMPELDWSLGYPLAIVMMIASAVTPFWYFRRRGWLK is encoded by the coding sequence ATGATCAATGTATTTGTATTGCAAAATGGCCGACTGAACCAGATCAATATCGACACGCGCGAGGATTTGGAAAAGGCCACGCCGGTATGGGTAGACCTGACCGACCCGAACGACGATGAGCGCGCGTGGGTCAAAAGCATTTATGGCGTGACCTTGCCGGGCGAGGATGATGTCAAGGACATCGAAGCCTCGGCGCGTTATTACGAAGGTGAAAATGGTGACCTGCACCTGCGCACCGATTTCCTGCTGGAAGAAGATGATGGTCCGTCACGTGTCGTGACCGTGGCTTTCATCCTGGCGCGCGACATCCTGTTTTCCGTACATCCTGAAGATTTGCCTATTTTCCGCCTGGTGCGCATGCGTGCCCGTTCGCGCCCCGGCTCTATCGCCGATTACAAGGATGTCTTGCTGGACCTGTATGCAACCGATGCCGAGTATTCGGCGGATGCGCTGGAAGGTGTGTACCAGAGCCTGGATGAAGTCAGCCGCAGCGTACTGCAGGAAGAACTGAGCGATCAGGATGCCGCAGTCGCGCTGAATGCGATTGCGCATGAAGAGGATTTGAACGGACGTATCCGTCGCAATATGATGGATACACGACGCGCGGTCAGCTTCCTGATGCGTGGCCGTTTATTGAATGCGGAGCAGTTTGAAGAAGCGCGTCAGATTATGCGTGATATCGAATCGCTGGATGGCCATACTGCCTTCCTGTTCGACAAGATCAACTTCTTGATGGATGCAACGGTCGGTTTCATTAACATTAACCAAAACAAAATCATCAAGATTTTCTCGGTTGCCTCGGTTGCCTTCCTGCCGCCGACGCTGATCGCCAGTATCTACGGGATGAACTTCCGGCTCATGCCGGAACTGGACTGGAGCCTGGGTTACCCATTGGCGATCGTGATGATGATTGCGTCTGCGGTCACACCATTCTGGTATTTCCGTCGCCGCGGCTGGCTAAAATAA